Below is a window of Streptomyces qaidamensis DNA.
CGTGGTACAGGTCCAGATTCATCCGCAGACCGGGCCGATCGACTGCCGCGACCAGGGCGTAGGTGTTGGCGGCCCGCGCGAACGGGACGCCGGGGTGGTCGACGGCGGTGTTGAGGTTCTCCAAGGTGAAGGTGACGCCCGCGCCTTCGCCCAGTTCGGCCAGGCGGGTGAGCGTGCGGTGGGCGGTGATCCACATGTCGCCGGTGGCCTCGCCGGTCACCGGCACCACGGGCAGGCCCTCGCTGTCCAGGCCGGTGCCGTGCAGGTTGAGCCGGGGGCAGCCGAGATGCTCGGCGGCCTTGACCGACTCCTCGGCTGTGCGCAGGAGTTCGGCTGCGCCGTCCGGGTCGGTCAGGGCGCCGCGGATGTAGCCGGTCATCGAGGAGAACTCGGCGGGGGTCTGGGCCAGTGCGTCCAGGTCGTGCCGGGTCCAGTCCCAGATCTCCACCTGGAAGCCGGCCTCGTGGATGCGCCGGGCCCGCTCATCGACCGGCAGGTCGCGGTAGACCATCTCGGCACAGACCGCCAACGTGTACATCGCAGCTCCAGACTTATAACGTTCTAAGAGAACAGGAGCAGTACGCCAGGCGCCGGGCAGCCTGTCAAGGGTTTGTGCGGACATTTGATTTATAACGTTGTAACAACGTTGACCAGTGCGTGTCCTGCTGGGCTCGGTCTACGATCACCTCGGAGAAGACCCTCGATCAGGAAGGCCGACGGTGCCATCGCGCTCTGCCGTCCCGGACGGAAAGCGGCCGACGCTCAGCGACCTCGCGGCGCGGGCAGGTGTCTCCGTGCCACTTGCCTCCATGGTCATGCGCGGTGCCAAGGGGCCCAGCGCGGCAAGTCGCGAGCGGGTACTGCGGGCCGCGCAGGAGATCGGCTACCGGCCGGACAGCAGGGCCCGCCTCCTGCGCAGCAGCCGCTCGCACCTGGTGGGAGTGCAGTTCGACCTGCGACAGCCCTTCCACGCCGACATGGTTGAGGCGCTCTACGCCGCGGCGGGGGCGGCCGGCTATCAGATCGCGCTCAGCGCCGTCGCCGCGAGCCGCAGCGAACAGGAGGCGGTGGAGACGCTGCTCGACGACCGCTGCGAGGCGTTGATCCTGCTCAGCCCCCATGCCCCGGTGGCCCGGCTGGCAGAACTCGCGGCGCAGCTTCCCGTCGTCTCCGTGGCCCGCCGGCTGCGTCCGCTCACCGACGGCGTCGACGTCGTCCGCGCGGCCGACGACGAGGGCGCCCGCCAGGCGGTCGACCACCTCGTGGCACTGGGCCACCACGACATCGTCCACATCGACGGGGGCAGGGCGCCGGGCGCGGCCGACCGGCGCCGCGGCTACAAGTCGGCCATGAAGGACCACGGCCTCACCGACCGCGTCCGCCTCGTGCCGGGCGGGCTGACCGAGGACCACGGCGCGGCAGCCGCACGAACACTCCTCGCCGAGGCTGCCCGCCCCACCGCCGTCCTCGCCTTCAACGACCACTGCGCCATCGGCGTCCTCGACACCTTCCTGCGCGCCCGTATCCCTGTGCCCGACGAGATCTCGGTCGTCGGCTTCGACGACAGCCACCTCGCCCGCCTCGCCCACGTCCAGCTCACCACGGTCGGGCAAGAAGCCCGCCAGCTGGCGCGCCGGGCCGTGAGCCGGGCCGTCGCCCGGCTGGAGGGTGAGGCGGCGGACGACGAACGAGAAGTCGTCGTCACACCACACCTCGTCATACGAAGCACCACCAGGGCACCTTGCCGCTCCTGACCCGCGCTGCTCCAGTCCCGGCCCGATCTGGTCGAAGTTCCACCGCGGCCCCAAAGGACCACTTGCGGCTGTCCGCCGAGGAACCCGCCTCCATCCGGGAGGCTACGTCCACTGCCGCGGCCGGAGCTGCCAGGGTCTCGACGAGTTCCTCCCGGGCGATCAACTCCGCATCGCCGAGAACGAACTGATCGCCCCAGCCCCTCCCTCAATGACACCGAGACCATGCCTGAACAGCGGAAACGGCGAGCAGGCCCGCCGCGAGTATCGCCGGCAGACGAGATCCCGCCCGACCCGCCAACTCCTTCACCACAGCCTTGGCTTACCTGGCCAGACGGGCCGTGCGTCGCTGGTGACGCTCAAACGCTCCGGGCATCTGCTCGCGTAAGGGCCGCCGGCAGCCGCGCGTGGGACGCACCAAGCGCCGCACCCGCACACGGACGTCGAGGACGGCTGCCCGTCCGCCGCCTCTGATCGAGGGCGTCGCGCCGCTCGGGGCGGTTGAGCAGCAGCCACCGGACGGTGCCGCGTTGCTTCGAGCGGAACCTGGTCGGTCTGCTGACCGATAGATCTTCACTGCGGCGTATGCCGAGGGGCAGGCGCCCGTGGGAGGTCATCGCCTCCGCCGCAGGAGGCCTGCCGCCCCTCGACCGAGCCGGCATGGCTACTTCGGCGCCCTTGCCCACCGGAGCAACGGATCGGCGGGCTCTCCCCTCACTCCCGCTCAGGCCGGAGGCACCACGGGCAGGACGATGCGGGACGGCCGGGCGGGATCGTGGAAGACCTGCTGCCGGGCCACTCGGACCGTGGTGGCGGTTTCCTCGGGCTCGCCCGTGTTGAGATTGCGGTCCCAGCGGGGGAAGTTGCTGGAGGTGACCTGGACCCGTATCCGGTGACCCGCCCGGAAGACGATGCTGGTCGACCACAGGTCCACGACATGCTCGGCCGCCTCGCCCGGTGTCGCCGCGCGCACCCGCACGATGCCGTCGGCCACATTGCGCGAGACCCCGTCCTCGTCGACGTCGCACAGGCGCGCCACCCAGTCGGTCGAGGGCCCGTCCGTGGCCGCGAAGAGCACCACCCGGACGCGGCCGGTCACCTCGACGTCCTCGATGAGCGGTTCGGTGGTGAAGACCAGGACGTCCTCGCGTCCCTCCACGGCCGTCTGGTCGAGTGGCCCGGGACGGAACTCGTCGGACATCAGGAGCGCGCCGCCGGTCGTGGGCACCGGGTCCATGGGGTCGTAGGTGAACTCCTCGGCCCGCTCGGCCGTGGACGGCGGCTCCTGCGTCAGGCGTCCGTCGGCGCGCAGGTGGAAGTCCGTGTCCGCCGCCCGAGACAGGGGCCATTCCGTCTCCTCACGCCACTGGTTGATGCCCATGACGAACAGCAGCACCGTGCCCGTGTCCGGCTCCTGGGCCTCGCCGTCGCCGAGCGTGCGCTGGAACCAGTCGAACTGCATGTCGTGCACGCGTCCCCGCAGGCCCATGAAGTCGGAGTGCGCGCCGAACCCGAAGTTGACGTCACCGACCACGTGCTGCCAGTTGGTGTGGGTCCACGGGCCCATGATGAGCGTGGCGGACCGGCCGGCGCGGCGCATGGCGGTGAAGTTGTCGAGCGTGCCCTGGCTGAAGATGTCGTACCAGCCACCGACCTGGAAGGTGGGCAGGTCGACCTCGTCGTGCCGGCCCGCGACGGTGCAGGACCGCGCCCAGTCGGGCTCCCGCCGGGACCGCTCGTAGCCCAGCTCGGGCAGATCGTGCCGGGTGAACGCGGGAAACCGCCCGGCGGGCAGCTCTCCGTAGCCGCCGCTCGCCAGGCCGTCCAGATCCTGCACGAGCCCGGTGATGCTGCTCACGAGACCTCCGAGGTCCGTGCGGTGACGGCGCATCAGCGTGTCGGCGCCCTGAACGAGAGACCAGGGCACGGTGATGCCGAGTTCGATCGCGCCGCCGCGCGTCCACAGGCCGTCGTCCGGGTCGGACCACGTGATCAACGGTGCGATCGCCTTCAGCTCCGGCGGCTTCGACAGCGCCGCCATCCACTGTGTGTTGCCGAAATAGCTGCCGCCGATCATGCCGACGGCGCCGTTCGAGTCGGGCAGGGCAGCGGCCCACCGCACGGTGTCGTAACCGTCGCTCTCCTCGTACGTCCACGGCTCCCACTCCCCCTCGGAGGCGAAGCGGCCCCGGGTGTCCTGGATGACCACCAGGAAGCCGCGCCTGGCCGCGGCCAGAGGATCGAGTACAACGCCCATCATGGGTGTCTGCTTGCCGTACGGCAGTCGGCTCAGCAACACCGGCCACGGCCCCGTACCTCCGGGCCGGTAGACATCCGCGCGCAGCACCGTGCCGTCACGCATCTCCGCCGGAACATCGAACTCGATCCGTATCTCCGCCACGCGCTGCTCCTTTGCATGCCCCGACGCTGTCAGGCACATGGTCGAACCCGGTCCCCGTCCCGCACTACCCCCGAACGGGGGTGGCTACGGCGCTCCCGGGACAGTCACTCCACCGCGTTCAGCAGGTCGGCCAGCAGGTCGGGCCGTTCCAAGGCGATGAAGTGGCCTGCTCCCGGCACCTGCGTGAAATCGGCGGCCGGCAGCAGCTCCTTGTCGGCTTGCCGGTCCGACGGCCGCGACCAGTCCTTCTCCCCGTAGACGAGGTGGACGGGTGCCTTGACCTCGGGGTAGCGCGAGCGGGCGGCGATGAGACTGGGCAGGCTCTGGTACACGGCCCGGGCGACGCTCGGGTAGCCGGGGCGGCTGCCCACCTGGAGGAGTTCGTCGACGTAGTCCGCCCGCAGCGCGGTCTTGTCGACCAGCCCGCCCTGAAGGATCCTGCGGAGGGCGGCCTTGGGTTCCACCCCGGCGATCACCGGGCCCACCCCCGGAGTGAGGACACCGCCGACCACCAGACGGGCGAGAAGACCGGACCGGGCGATCCCACCGGGGAAGTCGTACGTGTTCACCGCGACGATACGCCGTACCCGCTCCGGCAGATCGGCCGCGGTGGTCAGGGCGAGCACCGCCCCCATGGACTCCCCGACCAGGGTCACGTCGTGGAGGTCGAGTTCGGTCAGGAGCCGCTTGACGCCCGCGCGCATGGCCGGCTCGTCGTACGAGGCCCCGGGGACGATCTCGGAGTAGCCCATCCCCGGCAGGTCGAGGGCATACACGGTGTACCGGTCCGCGATCAGCGGGATGAGGGCGCGGAAGTGCTCGGCCTGCGTGCGCACGGTGTGCAGCAGCACTACGGGAGCGCCGGTGCCCGCTCTGAGGTAGCGCAGGGTTCCCTCGTCGCTGCGGTGTCCTGCGCGCGGGGCGATGGTGTGGCTGGTGGTTCCCGGGATGTGAATCGTGGGACGAGGCTCTGGGCTGGACATCTCGCTGGCTTCCCTTTGCGTGAACTGCTGCGGACGGATGATTCGGATAGGGCCCGCCCGAAGGAGGCGTGACCACGGACCAGCCCTTGGATTCATCGAGAAACCGACCGGTTTCCATCATCGTAAACCGATCGGTTTCCGAGCACAAGACTGAGGTTGCCACCCCTACGGCCACCCGGCTCCCCTCGATTGCGGGGAATCAGGGGCGGGAGCCATCGGCCTCGGGAGGGCACCGTCACGGCACCTGCCCGAAAGGGGATGCGTCAGCGCACGCCTGCCGCATCGAGCAGGGTGGTCACGGTGGGCGCGACGAGCCCGGTCAGATCGTCGGCTCCGATCCCCGCGCGGGCGCTGGCGCCGTCGAACACCAGGCTGAGCTGCCGGGCCAGCAGGTCGGGGTCGCCCGCCCCGCCCCGTTCGGCCTCGGCACGGAAGAAGGCGGTCAGATTCTCTTTTACCCGGTGGGCCACCTGGCTCGCAGGGTGGCTCTGGTCTTTGAGCTCGACCTGAGCAGCCAGATACCGACAGCCCTGGAAGTCGGGCGCACCCGCCTGCTCCTCCAGCTGGTCGAAGACGTACAGGATCCGCTCGCGGGGTGAACGGCCGTCGTCCGCCGCCGGCAGGAGCCCGGCTGCGAAGACAGAGGCGCGTTCCCCCAGGCTCGCCGCCAGCAGGTCGTCCTTGCTCTCGAACAGCTGGTACAGGGAACGCTTCGACACCCCCGCCGCCTTGCACAGCGCCTCTACGCCGATGCCGACACCGTCTCGGTAGGTGAGCGTGGCCGCCGCCTCCAGCAGCCGCTCTCTGGTACTTGGCTTCACTTCGGTGGTCATACCGCGAGGTTAACTCGATGCGGAGAAAATGAAAACCGATCGGTTTACAGTGCCAACCGGTCGGTTTACAGCGCGTTACCGGGGCGACCTCGCGCCGCCCACGGGCCGAGCGGGCATGTGAGCGGTTCCGCTACGCCGAGACGGCGGTCTTCTCGGCTTCGTCCGGGCGGAGACGCGGTGCGGCCCCTGGCGGCCGCCCGTCACCCCCGAAGCCGGAGATGCGGCCGCGATGAGCCCGACGACCGGCTCGCCGACACCGCCCTCCTCGTCGAGGTCTTGGCCAGCCACATGAAGAGGCCCCCGCAGGAGCAAAGGCGGTTTCCAGGGGTCGTTGCAACACGTGGTCGTGTTGATCAGGCCGCGAGCAGTTTATGCAGACGCTCGGCTGGCGTCTCCCAGCCGGGCGTTTTGCGGGGGGGGGGGCCGTTGAGCTCGGCGGCGACCGCGGCGAGGTGCTCGCGGGGGTGGACCGCAAGGTCGGTGCCCTTCGGGAAGTACTGCCGCAGCAGGCCGTTGGTGTTCTCGTTCGATCCGCGCTGCCAGGGGCCGGCCGGGTCGCAGTAGCAGACCGGGACGTCGGTGGCCAGGGTGAAGGAGCCGTGGGCGGCCATCTCGGCGCCCTGGTCCCAGGTCAGCGACCGCACCAGGTGGGCGGGCAGCATCTGGGCGGTTTCAACCAGGGCGTCGCGACAATGTTCGGCGGTGCGGCCGTCGGGCAGGTGCAGCAGCTTCACGTAGCGGGTGGCGCGCTCGACGAGGGTGCCGATGGCGGAGGCGCCGTCCTTGCCGATGATCAGGTCACCCTCCCAATGGCCGGGCACGGCCCGGTCTTCGGCCTCAGCGGGACGCGCTGATCATGACCATCGGGGTGGCGAAGCGTGGTGTGCGCTGCTGGGCCTGCCGACGGGGCTGCGGCGGGCGCGACCGGTGCGCAGGGCTCTGGCGAGTTCCCGGCGCAGCTCGCCGCGCCCCTGGACGCAGAGGGCTGATAGACCGTCTCGTGGGCCACGGACGCCCCTATAACGCGGGGGTGCTTGAAACCGGTCTGACCAGGTTGAAGACCTCGCGGGCTGCGTATCGCTCGAGGCGATTTCGGTCCGCGGCGGCCGTGTGCGAACCGTGCGGCCGCCGTGTCCACATGCCCGGCTGCCGCCGGCCAGGGGGCTAACGAGCTCGTGCACGGTAGGCGGTGAGACGTCGAGCCTGGATGGTTGATCATGGTCAGGTGGTGGGGAACTCGACTCGTGCGGTGATCATCAGCAATCGGCGGATCACGGGCCTGACTGCCGCAGTGATTGCTGAACTCGTCGAGGAGATCGGCCCGTTGCGGCAGGAGCGTCACCAAGCGAGGCTTGCCGCTCGACCGCGGTAGCGGGCTGTGGGCGCCGGCGCGAAGCACCGGCTGGTGTTCGTCGACCGGCTCCTGGCCACGCTCGTCCATCTTCGTCACGGGGTCACCCATGACGTGCTGGCCTGCTGGTTCGGAGTGGACCGCTCCACCATCACCCGGGCCGTCGGTGAGGTGCGGCCCCTGCTCGCCGAGCGAGGATGCACCGTCAGCCCCGACGTGCGGCTGCGGTCTCCGGCCGAGGTCGTCGACCATCTCGGCTCGAGCGGAACGACCGGCATCGTCGACGGCACCGAGATCCGGGTTCGCCGCCCGGCCACCGGACGCAAGGACCGGGACACGTTCATCTCCGGCAAGAACAAGCAGAACGCCGTCAAGTCCATGGTCGTCACAGACGGCGAAGGCCGCGTGCTGTGGTGCAGCCCAGCACGGCCCGCAAGCTGCACGGACATCACCCAAGCCCGCCAGTTAGGGCTGGTCAGGCTCCTGGCCGACGGGCCCGCAGTCGAGATCCTCGCCGATGCCGGCTACCAGGGCCTGGGCGCCCAGACCGGCGGCCGGGTGATGACACCACCACACCGCAAGTTCAAGAAGAACGCCCCCCACTGGTACGAGGAGATGTACGAGCGCCAGCGCAAGGCACATTCCTCACGCCGTATCCGGGTCGAGCACGGCATCGCCCATCTGAAGAACTGGCGGGCCCTGGCCCGCCACCTCGGCCGCCGCGAGCAGATGAGCGACACCGTCCAAGCAACCGCCGGCTTGCTGTCCCCCCAGCAGACCGTGGACCTGAAGCCCACACGGCAGACGTGAATCCGGGCCGCACCGAAGCTCGCGACGTCTCACCGCCTACCGTGCACGAGCTCGTCAGGGACGACTTCCGCAGGGGCGGGTGTCCGATACCAGGTACCCGCCCCATGCATACGGAATGACGATCACCGCCGACGGTCGGCCGCTCAGGCTGCTACTGCCAGACGTACCAACGGCAGTGGTACGTAGCCGAGTCGTCCCAAAAATCTGTGCTCGTTGTATCGCGCCGCGTGCCGCACAGTGGTGCCGTGCCGCACCGGAGACGTGGTGAGGCGGTTGCCGATCGTGTTCCCCCCGGCCACCGCCCTCTCTTCGGAACGAGGGCCCGCCCCATCCACCGCGGCGTGAACCGTGTCCCCGGACGTCGGCCCGACCGGCACCGCCGGGGCACGAAGAGCAGGACGCCACCCGGCGGGACTGCTCACCCGCAGCAGTCGTCCACGCTCCGACCAAGGAGATCGCCCCATTGTCCCGCCGTTTCCTCTTCGTCCTAGGCGCCACCGCAGCAACGGGAACACCGAGTTGCTCGCGCGCCGGGCCGCCGCGATGCTGCCCGCCGACATCGAGCAGCAGTGGATCTCGCTCGCCGAGCATCCGCTCCCCGACTTCGACGAGCCGCGGCACCCCACGCGGCCCGAGGTGGGCAACCACGCGCTGCTCCTTGAGGCCACCCTCGCCGCGACCGACATCGTGATCGCCTCCCCTGTGCCATCAACAACCGGGCCGCTTTCATGAAGATGAACTTCGGTGGCGTCCTTCACGGCAACGCCACCGCCCCGGGCGACGTCCTGGAGGACACGGAGGCGCCGGCGCACGCGAAGACGTTCTTCGCCCAGGACGCGCCGCCCGCCTGCTTCCCGGGCGGCCGCACACGGCCCGAGTCCGACAGGGAATCCGCCGCATGACCGTCTTGCGGCGCCACCACGCCATTACCCACAGGTGCGCTGTCACGTCCTCCTGAAAGAGGCCGTGATGTCTCGCACTCACTCCGATTCGTGCACATGACGGTGGTCGGTACCGCCATCCGTCTTCCGTCGACCGAGAGAGTGGTCATGTCCACCGAACTCCCCGAGTCAACTGTTTCTCCCCCCGAGGGATCTCCCAGGGAATCCGCGTCCGGCCCTTCCCGGCGTACGTTCGTCGCGACCACCGCTGTCGGTGGTGCTGTCGTGGCCGGCGGCCTGATAGCGGGGCCGTCCGTGTTCGGCGCCGAGCCCGCGGCCGCCGCCGAGGCGCCGCCGGGCAGCCGCGTCTCCCTGACCGTCAACGGCAAGCGGCGCACCGTCACCGTCGACAACCGGACCTCCCTGCTGGACCTGCTGCGCGAACACCTTGGGCTGACCGGCTCGAAGAAGGGCTGCAACGCCGGTGCCTGCGGCGCCTGCACGGTCCTGGTCGACGGTCGCCGGGTCAATTCCTGCCTGACGCTGGCGGTTCGGCTGGACGGCGCAGAGGTCACCACCATCGAGGGCCTGGCCAAGGGAGACCGACTGCACCCGCTGCAGCAGGCGTTCATCGACCAGGACGCCTTCCAGTGCGGTTACTGCACCTCCGGCCAGATCATGTCCGGCGTCGGCTGTATCAAGGAGGGCCACACCGGCTCGCCGGAGGAGATCCGGGAGTTCATGAGCGGGAACATCTGCCGCTGCGGCTGCTACGTGAAGATCGTGCGCGCAGTCGAGCAGACCGCGCACGAGAAGTGAGGCACGATCTCCATGCATCCCTTCTCCTACACCAAAGCCGCCGACACCCGGCAAGCTCTCGACGCGGGCCGTGACGGCGGCCGCTACATCGCCGGCGGCACCACACTGGTCGACCTGATGCGCGAGACCGTCGAACGCCCTCGCACGCTGGTCGACATCAGCGGCCTTCCGCTGCGCGAGATCGTGGTCACCCGGCGCGGGGGCCTGCGCATCGGCGCGCTGGTGCGGATGTCCGAGGCCGCCGCCCACCGGGGGGTGCGCGCTCTGTTTCCGGTGATCTCGCAGGCGCTGGAGCTGAGCGCGTCGGCGCAGCTGCGCAATATGGCGACCATCGGCGGCAACATCATGCAGCGCACCCGGTGCACGTACTTCCGCGATGTGACGGCCGCCTGCAACAAGCGTGAGGCGGGCTCCGGTTGCGCTGCCCTGCACGGCGTCAACCGCACCCACGCCATCCTCGGCACCTCCGACGACTGCGTGGCCACCCATCCCTCCGACGTCGCCGTGGCCTTCGCCGCCCTGGAGGCGACCGTGGTCCTGCTGGGGCCGGACGGCGAGCGGACCGTGCCCTTCGCGAACTTCCTGCTCAAGCCGGGCAGCACACCCAACCGCGAACAGGCCCTCCGCCGGGGTGAGTTGATCACCGCAGTGGAGATTCCCGCCCTTCCGCGTCCGCTGAAGTCGGGCTACCTGAAGGTGCGTGACCGGCAGTCCTACGAGTTCGCGCTCACCTCGGCGGCCGTCGCCCTGCACATCAGCGGCGGGGTGATCCGCCAGGCGAGGGTGGCCGCCGGAGGCGTGGGCACCGTGCCCTGGAAGCTCGCCGCCGTCGAGCGGCAGCTGATCGGGCGGCGGCCGTCCGAGGCGCTGTGGAGCCAGGCCTCCGAGCGCGCGGCGGACGGGGCCCGGCCCCTCGCGCACAACCGTTTCAAAGTCGAGTTGCTCAAACGGACCGTCGAGCGCCAACTGCGCGTCGTAGGAGGTGGCAAGTGAGCCAGCAGCCACAGGCAGCCGTCGGAGCGCCGCTCTCCCGGGTGGACGGACGGCTGAAGGTGACCGGCCAGGCCACATACGCCGCCGACCACGACATCGACGGAGCCGTCCACGCGGTCATCGTCGACAGCAGCGTCGGCCGCGGACGGATCACCGGCATCGACACCCGCGCCGCCGACGCCCAGCCCGGCGTCCTGGGCGTCATCAGCCACCTCGACAAACCCACACTGGCCTACCGCGACAACCCGGGCGCCTGGTTGGATCCCTTCGTCGGTGAGCGACTGCACGTCTTCCAGGACGACAAGGTCCGCTTCTTGGGGCAGCCCGTCGCCGTGGTCGTCGCCCGTACCCTGGAGGCCGCCCAGCACGCCGCGGACCTGGTGAAGGTCTCCTACGACGCCGAGAAGCCGTCGACCGACATGGCGGCACCCGGAGTCCGGGAGAACGACCCCCTGCCGCCGCAGAACTACGTGCGCGGCAACCCCGAAGACGCACTGGCGTCGGCGGAGGTCACAGTGGAGGGCACCTACCGGCTCACCCGTAACCACCACAACGCGCTGGAGCCGCACGCCACCATCGCCCGCTGGGACGGCGACAAGCTCACCGTGTGGGACAAGACCCAGTGGGTGGTGGGCGCGCGGGACGAACTCGCCGCCGTGTTCGGCATGTCGGCGGAGAACGTGCGCGTCATCTCGCCGTTCGTCGGCGGTGCGTTCGGCAACGCGCTGCGTACCTGGCCGCACACCACCATCGCGGCCCTCGCCGCCCGCCACATCCGCCGCCCCGTCAAACTGGTCCTGACCCGCGAGCAGCTGTACTACGGGGTGGGCTACCGGCCCGCCTACGAGTACGGGCTGCGTCTGGGCAGCACCCGAGGCGGACGCCTGACCGCGGCGGTCCACCGGATACGGGCCGAGACGTCCTCGTACGAGCACTTCGCCGAGGGCGTGATGAACCCGGGGCAGCTGCTCTACGCCACGCCCCACGTCCGCCAGGCGTATCGGACCGTGCCGCTGGACGTGAACACACCGACGTTCATGCGGGGCCCCGGCTGGTCCAGCGCCGCCTTCGCCCTCGAGTCGGCCATGGACGAACTCGCCCACAAGACCGGCATCGACCCGGTCGAGCTGCGGCTGCGCAACGAACCGCAGGAGGACCCTGTCAACGGGCTGCCCTGGTCCACCCGGCGCCTGAGCGAGTGCCTGCGGACCGGAGCCCGCGCGTTCGGCTGGCACCGGCGCAACCCCGAGCCCCGCTCCCGGCGGGACGGCGACTGGCTGATCGGCATGGGCATGGCCAGCGGTATCTACGACACCCTGCGCATGCGGTCCGAGGCACGGGTCAGGCTGGACGCCGACGGCACGGCCCTGGTCCAGGCGTCGACCAGCGACATGGGCCCCGGCACCTACACCTCCATGACCCAGCTCGCCGCCGACGCCCTCGGCCTGACCATGCGCACGGTCCGCTTCGAACTCGGCGACTCCACCTTCCCGGCGGCCCCGCCGCACGGCGGATCGCAGACCATGGCCGGCGTCGGCTCCGCCGTCCAGGACGGCTGCGACAAGCTGCGACAGGAGGCGATCAAACTCGCCGTCGAAGACGAGCGGTCACCGCTGCACGGCGTCGACGCCGACGACATCGTGGTCCGCGGCGGCCGGCTGCACGTCAAGGGCAACCCCGCGCGCGGGGAGACCTACCGGCAGCTGCTGGCCCGTAACAGCCGTACGCACCTGGAGACGCGCGGGACGTTCACCCCGAGCGGCGACGACCGGTACTCCATGAACGCCTACAGCGCGGTGTTCGCCGAGGTGGCCGTCGACCGGCGGCTGGGCCTG
It encodes the following:
- a CDS encoding TIM barrel protein → MYTLAVCAEMVYRDLPVDERARRIHEAGFQVEIWDWTRHDLDALAQTPAEFSSMTGYIRGALTDPDGAAELLRTAEESVKAAEHLGCPRLNLHGTGLDSEGLPVVPVTGEATGDMWITAHRTLTRLAELGEGAGVTFTLENLNTAVDHPGVPFARAANTYALVAAVDRPGLRMNLDLYHAQIGEGNLIELIRRAHGAGLIGEIQVADVPGRCEPGTGEISYPAVARALTDLGYDGTVALEAWPSGDSGTAMERFRAAFTL
- a CDS encoding LacI family DNA-binding transcriptional regulator translates to MPSRSAVPDGKRPTLSDLAARAGVSVPLASMVMRGAKGPSAASRERVLRAAQEIGYRPDSRARLLRSSRSHLVGVQFDLRQPFHADMVEALYAAAGAAGYQIALSAVAASRSEQEAVETLLDDRCEALILLSPHAPVARLAELAAQLPVVSVARRLRPLTDGVDVVRAADDEGARQAVDHLVALGHHDIVHIDGGRAPGAADRRRGYKSAMKDHGLTDRVRLVPGGLTEDHGAAAARTLLAEAARPTAVLAFNDHCAIGVLDTFLRARIPVPDEISVVGFDDSHLARLAHVQLTTVGQEARQLARRAVSRAVARLEGEAADDEREVVVTPHLVIRSTTRAPCRS
- a CDS encoding CocE/NonD family hydrolase, which translates into the protein MAEIRIEFDVPAEMRDGTVLRADVYRPGGTGPWPVLLSRLPYGKQTPMMGVVLDPLAAARRGFLVVIQDTRGRFASEGEWEPWTYEESDGYDTVRWAAALPDSNGAVGMIGGSYFGNTQWMAALSKPPELKAIAPLITWSDPDDGLWTRGGAIELGITVPWSLVQGADTLMRRHRTDLGGLVSSITGLVQDLDGLASGGYGELPAGRFPAFTRHDLPELGYERSRREPDWARSCTVAGRHDEVDLPTFQVGGWYDIFSQGTLDNFTAMRRAGRSATLIMGPWTHTNWQHVVGDVNFGFGAHSDFMGLRGRVHDMQFDWFQRTLGDGEAQEPDTGTVLLFVMGINQWREETEWPLSRAADTDFHLRADGRLTQEPPSTAERAEEFTYDPMDPVPTTGGALLMSDEFRPGPLDQTAVEGREDVLVFTTEPLIEDVEVTGRVRVVLFAATDGPSTDWVARLCDVDEDGVSRNVADGIVRVRAATPGEAAEHVVDLWSTSIVFRAGHRIRVQVTSSNFPRWDRNLNTGEPEETATTVRVARQQVFHDPARPSRIVLPVVPPA
- a CDS encoding alpha/beta fold hydrolase; amino-acid sequence: MSSPEPRPTIHIPGTTSHTIAPRAGHRSDEGTLRYLRAGTGAPVVLLHTVRTQAEHFRALIPLIADRYTVYALDLPGMGYSEIVPGASYDEPAMRAGVKRLLTELDLHDVTLVGESMGAVLALTTAADLPERVRRIVAVNTYDFPGGIARSGLLARLVVGGVLTPGVGPVIAGVEPKAALRRILQGGLVDKTALRADYVDELLQVGSRPGYPSVARAVYQSLPSLIAARSRYPEVKAPVHLVYGEKDWSRPSDRQADKELLPAADFTQVPGAGHFIALERPDLLADLLNAVE
- a CDS encoding TetR/AcrR family transcriptional regulator codes for the protein MTTEVKPSTRERLLEAAATLTYRDGVGIGVEALCKAAGVSKRSLYQLFESKDDLLAASLGERASVFAAGLLPAADDGRSPRERILYVFDQLEEQAGAPDFQGCRYLAAQVELKDQSHPASQVAHRVKENLTAFFRAEAERGGAGDPDLLARQLSLVFDGASARAGIGADDLTGLVAPTVTTLLDAAGVR
- a CDS encoding transposase family protein; the protein is MGAGAKHRLVFVDRLLATLVHLRHGVTHDVLACWFGVDRSTITRAVGEVRPLLAERGCTVSPDVRLRSPAEVVDHLGSSGTTGIVDGTEIRVRRPATGRKDRDTFISGKNKQNAVKSMVVTDGEGRVLWCSPARPASCTDITQARQLGLVRLLADGPAVEILADAGYQGLGAQTGGRVMTPPHRKFKKNAPHWYEEMYERQRKAHSSRRIRVEHGIAHLKNWRALARHLGRREQMSDTVQATAGLLSPQQTVDLKPTRQT
- a CDS encoding (2Fe-2S)-binding protein gives rise to the protein MSTELPESTVSPPEGSPRESASGPSRRTFVATTAVGGAVVAGGLIAGPSVFGAEPAAAAEAPPGSRVSLTVNGKRRTVTVDNRTSLLDLLREHLGLTGSKKGCNAGACGACTVLVDGRRVNSCLTLAVRLDGAEVTTIEGLAKGDRLHPLQQAFIDQDAFQCGYCTSGQIMSGVGCIKEGHTGSPEEIREFMSGNICRCGCYVKIVRAVEQTAHEK
- a CDS encoding FAD binding domain-containing protein, whose amino-acid sequence is MHPFSYTKAADTRQALDAGRDGGRYIAGGTTLVDLMRETVERPRTLVDISGLPLREIVVTRRGGLRIGALVRMSEAAAHRGVRALFPVISQALELSASAQLRNMATIGGNIMQRTRCTYFRDVTAACNKREAGSGCAALHGVNRTHAILGTSDDCVATHPSDVAVAFAALEATVVLLGPDGERTVPFANFLLKPGSTPNREQALRRGELITAVEIPALPRPLKSGYLKVRDRQSYEFALTSAAVALHISGGVIRQARVAAGGVGTVPWKLAAVERQLIGRRPSEALWSQASERAADGARPLAHNRFKVELLKRTVERQLRVVGGGK